The Penaeus chinensis breed Huanghai No. 1 chromosome 39, ASM1920278v2, whole genome shotgun sequence genome has a segment encoding these proteins:
- the LOC125046570 gene encoding protein transport protein Sec61 subunit beta-like, producing MPSSPSSTIVGSGGRSPARTVSPRSGGSGSMARQSGGTTARQRKTTTSTSGRSAASTGGMWRFYTDDSPGIKVGPLPVLVGSLVFIATVFMLHIWGKYTRS from the exons ATG CCTTCCTCGCCAAGTTCGACCATCGTGGGGTCTGGCGGCCGCTCCCCAGCCCGCACAGTGTCCCCCCGCAGCGGAGGGTCGGGCTCCATGGCCAGGCAGTCGGGCGGAACCACGGCCAGACAGCGCAAGACGACCACCTCGACCTCTGGCCGCAGCGCTGCCTCAACGGGAGGCATGTGGAGGTTCTACACGGACGACTCCCCAGGAATCAAAGT TGGACCTCTGCCTGTACTTGTCGGTTCTCTCGTCTTCATTGCCACAGTCTTCATGCTCCACATCTGGGGCAAGTACACGCGCTCTTAA